GGGTGAAGATCGTTCTTGCCCTCCTGGTTACCCTTGTCGTGGTGAGTATCTACGCAGTACTATCCTACTCCCCATAGCCCCGATGTCGATGAGGGCCCTACTGGCGCCACTCGCTTTCGCGCATCGTGCGCCACGCGTCTCCCCAGGCGGCAGCGCGAGGCGGAGAGGCGCCCGACGGCCCCGGCGCCCCGTGTCGCGCGTGTGCGCGAGGGACACAGGCGGCATCGCTCGGCGTAGCGTGCGTCGGCGCGTGGAGCCTGCGCGTGAGGCCCCTGCGCCCTGTGGAGCGCGTGTGCGCCCGTTCCCCAGGCGGCAGCGCGGCCGCCCCTGCGTTGGGTTTGACGATCTCGGCGTTCTCGTGGAAGGCACAGATACGGTACGCATCCAAGAAGAGCCCCGTGGAGCCCTCGGCCAGCCGAGAATCTGCCCGGCCTGACGGCCGGAACCGGCAAGGATGGGATCTTGGTGTCAGGCTACGGAATCCTGCCGCTTTTTATGAAGTCTCGTAGTCCGGCACCGAATACCCGTTTCATGTACTCCGTTCCGTAAGTTCGGAACGCCCCCCTGGTCCCCGTCCCCCGTGTCCCTATCTCCGGTATCGGTAGTACGCGGCGCAAGCTCCCTCGGAGGAGACCATCGTCGCCCCGAGAGGGTGCTCCGGAACGCAGGCGGTTCCGAACGCCGGACACTCCGGCGGTTTCTTTATGCCTTGAAGGATGAGACCGCTGATGCAGATCGGGGACTCCTCGGCCGTTCGCGAGGCGACGTCGAAGCGCGTCTCCGCGTCGAACGCCGCGAACTCCTCGGCGAGACCGAGCCCGCTCCGAGGGATCGACCCGATGCCTCGCCACTTTCGGTCGGTCACGCGAAAGACGCGGGCGATGAGGGCGCGCGCGGCGGCGTTCCCCTCGTCGCGCGCGGTGCGGGCGTACGCGTTCTCCACCTCCGCCCTTCCTTCCTCGAGCTGCCGGACGACGAGAAGAATCCCCTGAAGGATGTCGAGCGGCTCGAAGCCGGTCACGACGATCGGGACGCGGTGCTTCTTCGCGATCGGAACGTACTCCTCGGTCCCCATCACCGCGCAAACATGCCCCGCCGCAAGGAACCCCTCGACCCGATTCCCCGGCGAGGAGAGGATCGTCTCGATCGCCGGCGGCACGAGGACGTGCGAGACGAGCACGGTGAAGTTGCGAAGGCCGAGCTCGCGCGCCTGAAAGACCGCCATCGCGTTCGCCGGCGCGGTCGTCTCGAAACCAACCGCGAAGAAGACCGTCTCCCGCTCCGGGTTCTCGCGCGCGATGCGGACCGCGTCGAGAGGCGAGTAGACGATGCGGACGTCCCCTCCCGCCGCGCGCACCGAGAGAAGATCGGTCTCGCTTCCGGGAACGCGGAGCATGTCGCCGAACGAACAGAAGATCACGCCGGGGCGCGAGGCGATGGCGATCGCCCGGTCGATCTGCTCGATCGGCGTCACGCAGACCGGGCAGCCGGGACCGTGGACGAGCGTGATCTCTTCGGGAAGAAACGTGTCGACGCCGAAGCGGACGATCGAATGCGTTTGCCCGCCGCAGATCTCCATGATCGTTCGAGGGCGAATGGTCGCCCGTCGAATCTCCTCGGCGATCCGGCGCGCGGCGGCCGCGTCCCGGTACTCGTCGATGTACTTCATGTCTCTTCCCGGTCGGCCGCCTCGCCCATCTCGCGGAGAAGCTCGAGCGTCTTCCGAGCCTCTTCTTCGTCGAGCGTGCTGATCGCAAAGCCGACGTGGACGATGACGTAATCCCCGACGCCCGCCTCGGGAACGTACGCGAGCGCGACGTCCTTCACCACGCCGCCGAAATCGACTTTCCCCATTCGCGTGAGCGGATCGTCGCCCGAGATGCTCCGGATCTTCCCCGGAACGGCGAGACACATCAGCGTTCCTCCTCGGGGGGACGCGCGCGCGCCGACGACGACGCGAGCGCCGCCGCTTGTCCGAGCGCGATCCCGCCGTCGTTCG
This is a stretch of genomic DNA from Candidatus Eisenbacteria bacterium. It encodes these proteins:
- the hypD gene encoding hydrogenase formation protein HypD — protein: MKYIDEYRDAAAARRIAEEIRRATIRPRTIMEICGGQTHSIVRFGVDTFLPEEITLVHGPGCPVCVTPIEQIDRAIAIASRPGVIFCSFGDMLRVPGSETDLLSVRAAGGDVRIVYSPLDAVRIARENPERETVFFAVGFETTAPANAMAVFQARELGLRNFTVLVSHVLVPPAIETILSSPGNRVEGFLAAGHVCAVMGTEEYVPIAKKHRVPIVVTGFEPLDILQGILLVVRQLEEGRAEVENAYARTARDEGNAAARALIARVFRVTDRKWRGIGSIPRSGLGLAEEFAAFDAETRFDVASRTAEESPICISGLILQGIKKPPECPAFGTACVPEHPLGATMVSSEGACAAYYRYRR
- a CDS encoding HypC/HybG/HupF family hydrogenase formation chaperone, producing MCLAVPGKIRSISGDDPLTRMGKVDFGGVVKDVALAYVPEAGVGDYVIVHVGFAISTLDEEEARKTLELLREMGEAADREET